The genomic interval ATTGATCAAGAAAATGTTGGTATCAAACGTTCTAGGCAAAACATTTGAGGAAACtcataatttaaaagaaattgattaaGAAAATGTTGTTTTTCGTTTTCGTCACCGCCATCAACAGAGTCATAATAACACCACCGACTCGCCGTACAACTAACTTTTCACTATCATATCTTTTACATCGTTCACAAgagatttaaattttgatattccATCAAACATTATATAGGAATTTTGCAGAAATAATCCGGACTGGATCAATTAGAGGTACTTAACTATCAGGGAATAATAAAAGGTTGTGAAACGAGACTAGAGTTAGTTACTCATGCAACGGAACAAAATTTGAGATgtggaaaaaaaaagatttttatatatatattatgatttgtGCCGATCACAATGCTCCTAAGAAAAGTTTACGTTAGCCCTCAATTGGTATCAGTACTTCCCAAAACCCCATAGAGTTGTTGTTCTTGCAACATCACATTTGAGCACAACAATAATGGAAGCAAGGGAAATAACAACAGGTTCAAGTTGCAAGGGAAATAGGGATtcaagaataataaaaattaccaAAAGACAAATGAAGGGAAATAACATATGATTTTtggaacaaattaaaaaaagtaaaatctaaattataaatagacagcatgaaacataaaaatctaaattataaatGCAAAAGATttactctaaaaataaaaagatttagtctaacaataaaaagtttttattacCGTTGAAAAGATTTACTTTATAGAAAATCCCTTGTTCTTCTTTTATTACTTGTGATACAAGGGTTCTTCAATTAAATTGATGTAGTTACCGTTGAAAAACCAAGATCAGCTATAAATTAGGACACTTACTCTTTAGTGTTGCATTAATTCCTATTCTTCTTCTGCAAgccactacgcgaaaaaacgcattttacaacgctttttttaagccatttacaacgctttttcaaaaaaataagcgatGTGGAATCGAgtgctgtaaatgatacaacagcgcttttaaaaaagcgctataaaacatgtaaatacaacgcccgcttgttatgcacattttacagcgcttcctcaaaaaagcgttgtaatatgcaccccattatatgagttatgggtctgcttttagagcgctttttaacacaagagtaatattcatttatttcttacatatatatatttatatatatatatatataaatatatatatgtaagaaataaatgaatattacttacgtgtcgagcatattctttattccggggtgattggtgtaatcgccgtgcacgggatccaaatagtatatcacttcagagaccgcattgattgcaaatagcacccaatgtgccctacaacaacaaaaaattggttaagcaattttgtttatagacaactaataaattaaattctcatcaattaaaaaagataaaattacgtaccctgaattatatggtgccaagaacaatttatcactttctttatttcttaaaaacatatctacaatgtagtgttttacattgtctggatcgagtttgaacatcgacatcttatgcggagacaagaatgagtatttatttgacagtttcctcgtgcacacgaccttctcgtacaaaaaccttcaatgaaaattttaaactagattaattaccaatacatttaattaattacaaataaatgcaattaaaagtattttttaccttatgtacaagctgattacagtaacactcagctccttatgttcgagaagatcgtacatttgctccttttcgaggtattcaatatactcatctccaaagatgtcttgattcatttgtacaatgggcgaatcgttgctgctgcccatgttcctttttatttggatgtcaagacacgccccgtatttaccaaggcgtggctgacttttattaggagcagcagcagcagcgaccgattttccccgatccagattttttgttgctgcaagttttgcagctttattaccctccagcctttgtagtttggcagccctattaacctccaatttttgaggtctgctgcctttttttggctgtaggggtggtttatttatttggacctacaaaaatgaggtaaaatgttagtttattgaatctgaaaaaataaaaaaccttaggcaataaatgtgacaaaccttttcgggagatgtaactgatttgtccttgggaatctttttttcgagggcaacaaggtgtgtgggccatgccacgtaactgccaatagcgtcgcttaagaacttcatatctccatcgttgtccggtatgggcaacggtgcagttggttcgaaagcaaccgtaggcgatactttgacatggcccgcggggatcggaatattgtgcaatacttctcccgaagtattgtgcaatattccttttcccaccttccgttgagtcggcgaggacaagtataggacacatgtagtgacaccctacatcaatagttaaaacataagtacagttaatatataagtttgtttaatacataagtaattacataagcaagtaagtagtaagtaattaattacctcgggaatactcttcaaaccgacgttgcaactcccggtttcactctccatttgtatttcaggttggagctgaaccggaagttgcttgtctttattcgtattcaccaagagtgccacttgctccgataagattctgagcttctctaatacttcctcgttggaaggtttttggcgcttctcttgaggaaaaaagcttttgggagttacgccaaatcctttccccctcactcgaccggaatact from Cicer arietinum cultivar CDC Frontier isolate Library 1 chromosome 5, Cicar.CDCFrontier_v2.0, whole genome shotgun sequence carries:
- the LOC140920430 gene encoding uncharacterized protein → MLELNVYEAWLVQGMLLSKQIKDVIAAEIKKGMETIEQSSETQEGNKDTCRDILGKVFNVPEYSGRVRGKGFGVTPKSFFPQEKRQKPSNEEVLEKLRILSEQVALLVNTNKDKQLPVQLQPEIQMESETGSCNVGLKSIPEGVTTCVLYLSSPTQRKVGKGILHNTSGEVLHNIPIPAGHVKVSPTVAFEPTAPLPIPDNDGDMKFLSDAIGSYVAWPTHLVALEKKIPKDKSVTSPEKYGSLSTDTRNMAQWPLEKEERDEVWKIATGSERSMETCAPSALRNVRSKTTIRAPQT